In Streptomyces canus, one DNA window encodes the following:
- a CDS encoding (deoxy)nucleoside triphosphate pyrophosphohydrolase, translated as MTERIVVVAAALYDGDRLLAARRSAPPALAGRWELPGGKVEEGESSEAALVRELREELGVEVEVGVRIPGEWPLKSPYVLHAWTAQLFPASPEPKPLQDHDELRWLAPDEIWDVNWLDQDVEAVRSLETLRGSSS; from the coding sequence ATGACGGAACGGATCGTGGTGGTGGCGGCCGCCCTGTACGACGGTGACCGTCTCCTCGCAGCCCGCCGCAGCGCGCCTCCTGCTTTGGCCGGCCGTTGGGAGCTTCCCGGAGGCAAGGTGGAGGAGGGGGAGTCGTCCGAGGCGGCCCTCGTGCGCGAGCTCCGGGAGGAGCTGGGCGTAGAGGTGGAGGTCGGGGTGCGCATCCCCGGCGAGTGGCCCCTCAAGTCCCCCTACGTCCTCCACGCCTGGACGGCCCAACTCTTCCCGGCTTCCCCGGAGCCCAAGCCCTTGCAGGATCACGACGAACTGCGCTGGCTCGCCCCGGACGAGATCTGGGACGTGAACTGGCTCGATCAGGACGTAGAGGCTGTTCGTTCCCTGGAGACACTCAGGGGCTCGAGCTCTTAG
- a CDS encoding SPOR domain-containing protein has translation MNDGTITLPWLVIRQDDNGNRYRVGRYATRAEAQKIADSLDGRGHKQLYWVERISQNGASSAD, from the coding sequence ATGAACGACGGCACGATCACGCTTCCATGGCTCGTCATACGACAGGACGACAACGGCAATCGCTACCGCGTGGGCAGGTACGCGACCCGGGCCGAGGCCCAGAAGATTGCCGACAGTCTCGACGGTCGCGGTCACAAGCAGCTCTACTGGGTCGAGCGCATCAGCCAGAACGGCGCGAGTTCGGCCGACTGA
- a CDS encoding ATP-binding protein gives MIGVIDTEGDYAAWTFPADPGAVRAARTAVRNRLAAWNLDGLADIAALLVSELVTNALRHATGPIGVRLVRPGVVDGVLLVEVSDPLPDPPRERVAALDDESGRGLQLVAHAAHRWGTRPGATGKTVWFELAVQG, from the coding sequence GTGATCGGCGTGATCGACACCGAAGGCGACTACGCCGCGTGGACGTTCCCGGCGGACCCGGGCGCCGTACGCGCTGCCCGGACGGCCGTCCGGAACCGGCTGGCCGCCTGGAATCTCGACGGCCTCGCCGACATCGCCGCCCTCCTGGTCAGTGAGCTGGTGACCAACGCCCTCCGGCACGCCACCGGCCCCATCGGCGTCCGCCTGGTCCGCCCCGGCGTCGTCGACGGCGTCCTCCTGGTCGAGGTCTCCGATCCCCTGCCCGACCCGCCCCGCGAACGCGTAGCCGCCCTCGACGACGAGAGCGGCCGCGGTCTGCAACTGGTCGCCCATGCGGCCCACCGCTGGGGCACCCGACCCGGTGCGACGGGCAAGACGGTCTGGTTCGAGCTCGCGGTGCAGGGATGA